In the Pseudolabrys taiwanensis genome, one interval contains:
- a CDS encoding PAS domain-containing hybrid sensor histidine kinase/response regulator: protein MLQGWVVIAVALAYIGLLFLVASYGDRTRRLGRAGRSRLLIYPLSLAIYCTSWTFFGSVGSSSRTGYDFLTIYIGPVLMVGLFSPLIIRVVRLAKAQNITSIADFIAARYGKGQAVAAIVALISIVGTIPYIALQLKAVSASLETILAHVDPGSNLASPLLGDIALFVALSMATFAVLFGTRHIDATEHQDGLMLAVAAESMVKLFAFLAVGTFVTFWMFGGPNALIEAAAAHPTTAAVFTRAPALDALIVTTLLSFVAILLLPRQFHVAVVENNNEGEIKRAAWLFPVYLVLINLFVVPIAIAGLLTFQPGAVDSDMFVLALPLHMGSSIFTIAAFVGGLSAATAMVIVESVALSIMISNDIVMPLVLQRRGTLVTGNANVGSVLLSVRRVAIFGILLLAYLYYRSAGDAQLASIGLLAFAAVAQLAPAFFGGLFWRRATAGGAIAGMSAGILVWGYTLLLPTFADIGVLGQHFLTDGPWDIAILRPQHLFGLEAAPLVHGVVWSLTINILLYIGVSLRREPSSIERLQANTFAPSDLAPISPSFRLWRSSVTVEELTTTVARYLGDERTSAAFETFAATHRISLEPKDEADFRLIRHAEHILASAIGAASSRLVLSLVLRKRTVSTKAALKLLDDANAAIQYNREILQTALDHVRQGIAVFDKDLQLICWNRQFGEILDLPPSLIRSGIGLAEILRFNGTRGGVAPERLGAFVTEQIERYISVNEPFLERFAEPGTVIEVRANHMPDGGTVTTFTDITASVEAAEALERSNETLERRVRERTEELTRLNEALALAKGDAEAANISKTKFLAAASHDILQPLNAARLYVTSLIERGTGRDDNRLVDNIDASLEAVEDILGALLDMSRLDTGALRPEFASFRIDELMRQIELEFAPLAAAKGIALVYVPCGLVVRSDRRLLRRLVQNLVSNAIKYTPAGRVLLGCRRRGDSLRIDVYDTGLGIPQEKLRDIFIEFHRLDQGARIARGLGLGLSIVERIARVLGSDVEVRSVLGRGSHFSVAVPRSNAAPIDMPAREHTRVDPAHLAGTTALCIDNEPAVLDGMETLLRGWGCDVIKAPSLEEALEAVSKSPTPPNGLLVDYHLDQGTGIEAISALRAHCGDLPAILITADRSPAVREQAREDDIQLLNKPLKPAALRALLAQWRVLRAAAE, encoded by the coding sequence ATGCTGCAAGGCTGGGTCGTCATCGCGGTGGCGCTTGCCTATATCGGCCTCTTGTTCCTCGTCGCGAGTTACGGAGACCGGACGCGCCGGCTCGGCCGCGCCGGCCGCAGCCGGTTGCTGATCTACCCGCTGTCGCTGGCGATCTACTGCACGTCCTGGACCTTCTTCGGTTCCGTCGGCTCGTCCTCGCGCACCGGCTACGACTTCCTCACCATCTATATCGGCCCGGTGCTGATGGTCGGGCTGTTCTCGCCGCTGATCATCCGCGTCGTCCGCCTCGCCAAGGCGCAGAACATCACCTCGATCGCCGATTTCATCGCCGCCCGCTACGGCAAGGGCCAGGCGGTCGCCGCCATCGTCGCGCTGATCTCGATCGTCGGCACCATTCCCTACATCGCGCTGCAGCTCAAAGCGGTGTCGGCCTCGCTCGAGACGATCCTGGCCCACGTCGATCCCGGCAGCAATCTGGCGAGCCCCCTGCTCGGCGACATCGCGCTGTTCGTCGCGCTGTCGATGGCGACCTTCGCCGTGCTGTTCGGCACGCGCCACATCGACGCGACCGAGCACCAGGACGGCCTGATGCTGGCGGTGGCGGCGGAATCGATGGTGAAGCTGTTCGCCTTCCTCGCCGTCGGCACCTTCGTGACGTTCTGGATGTTCGGCGGCCCGAACGCGCTGATCGAAGCGGCGGCGGCGCATCCGACCACGGCCGCGGTGTTCACGCGCGCGCCCGCGCTCGACGCGCTGATCGTCACGACGCTCTTGTCCTTCGTCGCGATCCTGCTGTTGCCGCGACAATTCCATGTGGCGGTGGTCGAGAACAACAACGAAGGCGAGATCAAGCGCGCCGCCTGGCTGTTCCCCGTCTATCTGGTGCTGATCAACCTGTTCGTGGTGCCGATCGCCATCGCCGGCCTGCTCACGTTCCAGCCGGGCGCGGTCGACAGCGACATGTTCGTGCTGGCGCTGCCGCTGCACATGGGCTCCAGCATCTTCACCATCGCGGCCTTCGTCGGCGGGCTGTCCGCCGCGACCGCCATGGTGATCGTCGAATCCGTGGCGCTGTCGATCATGATCTCGAACGACATCGTCATGCCCTTGGTGCTGCAACGGCGCGGCACCCTCGTCACCGGCAACGCCAATGTCGGCTCGGTGCTGCTGTCGGTGCGGCGCGTCGCGATCTTCGGCATCCTGCTGCTGGCGTATCTTTATTACCGCTCGGCCGGCGATGCGCAGCTGGCCTCCATCGGCCTGCTCGCCTTCGCCGCGGTGGCGCAGCTCGCGCCCGCCTTCTTCGGCGGCCTGTTCTGGCGCCGCGCCACGGCCGGCGGTGCCATCGCCGGCATGAGCGCCGGCATTCTCGTCTGGGGCTACACGCTGCTGCTGCCGACCTTCGCCGACATTGGGGTTCTCGGGCAGCACTTCCTGACGGATGGACCGTGGGACATCGCGATCCTGCGGCCGCAACATCTGTTCGGCCTCGAGGCGGCGCCGCTCGTGCACGGCGTCGTGTGGAGCCTGACGATCAACATCCTGCTCTACATCGGCGTGTCGCTGCGGCGCGAGCCGTCGTCGATCGAGCGCCTGCAGGCCAACACCTTCGCGCCCTCCGATCTCGCGCCGATCAGCCCGAGCTTCCGGCTGTGGCGCTCCTCGGTGACGGTGGAGGAGCTGACCACGACCGTGGCGCGCTATCTCGGCGACGAGCGCACCAGCGCCGCGTTCGAGACCTTCGCGGCAACGCATCGCATCAGTCTCGAGCCGAAGGACGAGGCCGACTTCCGCCTGATCCGCCATGCCGAGCACATCCTGGCCTCGGCCATCGGCGCCGCCTCCTCGCGGCTGGTGCTGTCGCTGGTGCTGCGCAAGCGGACGGTCTCGACCAAGGCCGCGCTCAAGCTGCTCGACGACGCCAATGCGGCGATCCAATACAACCGCGAAATCCTGCAAACCGCGCTCGACCACGTGCGGCAGGGCATCGCCGTCTTCGACAAGGACTTGCAGCTCATCTGCTGGAACCGGCAGTTCGGCGAAATCCTCGATCTGCCGCCGAGCCTCATCCGCTCCGGCATCGGCCTTGCCGAGATCCTGCGCTTCAACGGCACGCGCGGCGGCGTGGCGCCGGAGCGCCTCGGCGCCTTCGTCACCGAGCAGATCGAACGCTATATCTCCGTCAACGAGCCGTTCCTCGAGCGCTTCGCCGAGCCGGGCACGGTGATCGAGGTGCGCGCCAACCACATGCCGGACGGCGGCACCGTCACCACCTTCACCGACATCACCGCCAGCGTCGAAGCCGCCGAAGCGCTCGAACGCTCCAACGAAACGCTGGAGCGGCGCGTGCGCGAGCGCACCGAAGAACTGACGCGGCTGAACGAGGCGCTGGCGCTGGCCAAGGGCGACGCCGAGGCGGCCAACATTTCCAAGACCAAGTTCCTGGCCGCGGCAAGCCACGACATCCTGCAGCCGCTCAACGCCGCGCGGCTTTACGTGACGAGCCTGATCGAGCGCGGCACCGGCCGCGACGACAACCGGCTGGTCGACAATATCGACGCCTCGCTCGAGGCCGTCGAGGACATTCTCGGCGCGCTGCTCGACATGTCGCGGCTCGACACCGGCGCCTTGCGCCCGGAATTCGCCAGCTTCCGCATCGACGAATTGATGCGCCAGATCGAGCTCGAATTCGCGCCGCTCGCCGCCGCCAAGGGCATCGCGCTCGTCTATGTGCCGTGCGGCCTCGTCGTGCGTTCCGATCGCAGGCTGCTGCGCCGCCTGGTGCAGAACCTCGTCTCCAACGCGATCAAATACACGCCCGCCGGTCGCGTCCTGCTCGGCTGCCGGCGGCGCGGCGACAGCCTGCGCATCGACGTCTACGACACCGGCCTCGGCATCCCGCAGGAGAAGCTGCGCGACATCTTCATCGAATTCCACCGTCTCGATCAGGGCGCGAGGATCGCGCGCGGCCTCGGCCTCGGCCTGTCGATCGTCGAACGCATCGCCCGCGTGCTCGGCTCCGACGTCGAGGTGCGTTCGGTCCTTGGCCGCGGTTCGCATTTCTCGGTCGCCGTGCCGCGTTCCAATGCGGCACCCATCGACATGCCGGCGCGCGAACACACGCGCGTCGATCCGGCGCATCTGGCCGGCACCACGGCGCTCTGCATCGACAACGAGCCGGCGGTGCTCGACGGCATGGAGACGCTGCTGCGCGGCTGGGGCTGCGACGTGATCAAGGCGCCGAGCCTGGAAGAGGCGCTCGAAGCCGTGTCGAAGAGCCCAACGCCGCCGAACGGCCTGCTGGTCGACTATCATCTCGATCAGGGCACCGGCATCGAGGCGATCTCGGCGCTGCGCGCGCATTGCGGCGATCTGCCGGCGATCCTCATCACCGCCGACCGCTCGCCGGCCGTGCGCGAGCAAGCGCGCGAAGACGATATCCAGCTGCTCAACAAGCCGCTGAAGCCGGCCGCCTTGCGCGCCCTGCTGGCGCAATGGCGCGTGCTGCGCGCCGCGGCGGAGTGA
- a CDS encoding response regulator encodes MTEDVQYRLFIADDHPLFRGALREAVSGLLERVTIAEAGTFDDVVAFLEQNGDIDLVLLDLTMPGTRGFSGLMYLRAQYPSVPVVVVSASDDPATIRRCMEFGASGFIPKTLGVDDMRAAISRILGGGVWTPPDVDLTTGSDAEAAELMARMATLTPQQVRVLMMLSEGLLNKQIAFQLGVSEATVKAHVSAILQKLGVESRTQAVIAAARIEAGQWPQGMSAEG; translated from the coding sequence TTGACCGAGGACGTGCAGTACCGGCTGTTCATTGCCGACGACCACCCCCTGTTTCGCGGTGCCTTGCGCGAAGCCGTTTCCGGACTCCTTGAGCGGGTCACAATTGCCGAAGCGGGCACGTTCGACGATGTCGTGGCATTCCTCGAGCAGAACGGCGACATCGATCTGGTTCTGCTCGATCTGACGATGCCGGGCACGCGTGGTTTTTCCGGCTTGATGTATCTGCGCGCGCAATATCCGAGCGTGCCGGTGGTGGTGGTGTCGGCGAGCGACGACCCCGCCACGATCCGCCGCTGCATGGAATTCGGCGCGTCAGGTTTCATTCCCAAGACGCTCGGCGTCGACGACATGCGCGCGGCGATCTCGCGCATTCTCGGCGGCGGCGTTTGGACGCCGCCGGATGTCGATCTGACGACCGGGTCGGACGCCGAAGCGGCCGAGCTGATGGCGCGCATGGCGACGCTGACGCCGCAGCAGGTGCGCGTGCTGATGATGCTGTCGGAAGGGCTGCTCAACAAGCAGATCGCCTTCCAGCTCGGCGTGTCGGAAGCGACCGTGAAGGCGCATGTCTCGGCCATTCTGCAGAAGCTCGGCGTCGAGAGCCGCACCCAGGCCGTCATCGCCGCCGCCCGCATCGAAGCCGGCCAATGGCCGCAGGGGATGAGCGCGGAGGGTTAG
- a CDS encoding DUF4212 domain-containing protein yields the protein MSDKTEAHWTATRNLMFKHLGVWLFFGYIVHFFVVPLNAIKIPILGFPLGFYMAAQGSLIAFVVMLFLFARQQDKIDRDHGFAEED from the coding sequence ATGTCAGACAAGACCGAAGCGCATTGGACCGCGACGCGGAATCTGATGTTCAAGCATCTCGGGGTGTGGCTGTTCTTCGGCTACATCGTTCATTTCTTCGTTGTTCCTCTCAACGCCATCAAAATCCCGATCCTCGGCTTCCCGCTCGGCTTCTACATGGCCGCGCAGGGCTCGCTGATCGCCTTCGTCGTCATGCTGTTCTTGTTCGCCAGGCAGCAGGACAAGATCGATCGCGACCACGGCTTCGCCGAAGAAGACTGA
- a CDS encoding sodium:solute symporter family protein, whose amino-acid sequence MTAQTAGGSDFIKNLGRMYGTYTGGFVAFIILLAILEQVGVPNKILGYLFVGFTIAVYAVIGVLSRTAQVSEYYVAGRVVPAFYNGMATGADWMSAASFVGMAGTLFLLGYDGLTWVLGWTGGYVLVSILIGPYLRKFGAYTVPDFMAFRFGGNTARMIAVVVLVCCSFTYVTAQIYGTGIIASRFLGLSFEIAVFAGLAGILLCSMLGGMKAVTWTQIAQYVVLIIAYLTPIVILSTKHYGIPIPELTYGQAIAEITAREQQMLQTGLTTAAALKPHIQPFINYTPLNFFAICFCMMVGTASLPHILMRYFTTPSVREARQSVAWSLLFIFLLYFSAPAYAAFSKLEVYTNVIGRDLTQVRPWLFTWGELGLIQICGKNATSIDAIVAACKAIAGHPGVVRLQDFVINTDVIVLSTPEIAGLPYVISGLVAAGGLAAALSTADGLLLAIANALSHDVYYKMIDPNAPTVRRLTVARVLLFFVAVLAAYTASTRPADILAMVGWAFSLAMAGNFPALVMGVWWKRSTAAGAIAGMIAGFGLCLLYLIVTRYFPGFGVKYLFMSSLTNPATGAPLVDLAKAMTAPNAMEGLVAASHPLASKVGWFGLNNIAAGLIGMPVGFLVIYVVSLMTPEPSKEMQDYVDEIRKPRGRTVLQEKT is encoded by the coding sequence ATGACAGCGCAAACAGCCGGCGGGTCCGATTTCATCAAAAACCTCGGACGGATGTACGGCACCTATACGGGCGGCTTCGTCGCCTTCATCATTCTGCTCGCCATCCTCGAGCAGGTCGGCGTTCCGAACAAAATACTGGGCTATCTGTTCGTCGGCTTCACCATCGCTGTGTATGCCGTCATCGGCGTGCTCAGCCGCACCGCGCAAGTGTCCGAGTATTACGTGGCCGGCCGCGTGGTGCCGGCCTTCTATAACGGCATGGCGACCGGCGCCGACTGGATGTCGGCGGCTTCCTTCGTCGGCATGGCGGGCACGTTGTTCCTGCTCGGCTACGACGGATTAACCTGGGTGCTGGGCTGGACCGGCGGTTATGTGCTGGTGTCGATCCTGATCGGCCCTTATCTGCGCAAGTTCGGCGCCTACACCGTCCCGGACTTCATGGCCTTCCGCTTCGGCGGCAACACCGCGCGCATGATCGCCGTCGTCGTTCTCGTCTGCTGCTCGTTCACCTATGTGACGGCGCAGATCTACGGCACCGGTATCATCGCTTCACGCTTCCTCGGCCTGAGCTTCGAGATCGCCGTGTTCGCGGGTCTTGCCGGCATTCTGCTCTGCTCGATGCTGGGCGGCATGAAGGCGGTGACCTGGACGCAGATCGCTCAGTACGTCGTGCTGATCATCGCCTACCTCACGCCGATCGTGATCCTGTCCACCAAGCACTACGGCATCCCGATTCCGGAGCTGACCTACGGCCAGGCGATCGCGGAAATCACGGCCCGCGAGCAGCAGATGCTGCAGACGGGGTTGACGACGGCGGCGGCGCTCAAGCCTCACATTCAGCCGTTCATCAACTACACGCCGCTGAACTTCTTCGCGATCTGCTTCTGCATGATGGTGGGCACGGCCTCGTTGCCGCACATCCTGATGCGTTACTTCACCACGCCGAGCGTGCGTGAAGCGCGTCAGTCGGTGGCCTGGTCGCTGCTGTTCATCTTCCTCTTGTACTTCTCGGCGCCGGCCTATGCGGCGTTCTCGAAGCTGGAAGTGTACACCAACGTCATCGGCCGCGACCTGACGCAGGTCAGACCCTGGCTCTTCACCTGGGGCGAACTCGGGTTGATCCAAATCTGCGGCAAGAACGCGACCAGCATCGACGCCATCGTCGCGGCTTGTAAGGCCATCGCCGGCCACCCCGGCGTGGTGCGACTGCAGGACTTCGTGATCAATACAGACGTCATCGTGCTCTCCACGCCGGAGATCGCGGGCCTTCCCTATGTGATCTCGGGTCTCGTCGCCGCGGGCGGTCTGGCGGCCGCGCTCTCGACCGCCGACGGTCTCCTGCTCGCGATCGCGAACGCTCTATCGCACGACGTCTACTACAAGATGATCGACCCGAATGCGCCGACCGTCCGGCGCCTGACGGTCGCACGCGTCTTGTTGTTCTTCGTGGCGGTGTTGGCGGCCTACACGGCTTCGACCAGGCCGGCGGACATCCTCGCGATGGTCGGCTGGGCCTTCTCCCTCGCGATGGCCGGCAACTTCCCGGCTCTCGTTATGGGCGTGTGGTGGAAGCGGTCGACGGCGGCCGGCGCGATTGCCGGCATGATCGCCGGCTTCGGTCTGTGCCTGCTCTACCTGATCGTGACGCGCTACTTCCCCGGCTTCGGCGTGAAGTACCTGTTCATGAGCTCGCTGACCAATCCGGCCACGGGCGCTCCGCTGGTCGACCTCGCCAAGGCGATGACCGCGCCGAACGCGATGGAAGGCCTGGTTGCGGCGTCGCATCCGCTGGCCAGCAAAGTCGGCTGGTTCGGGCTGAACAACATCGCCGCGGGTCTGATCGGCATGCCGGTCGGCTTCCTGGTGATCTATGTGGTCAGCCTGATGACGCCCGAACCGTCCAAGGAAATGCAGGACTATGTGGACGAGATCCGCAAACCGCGGGGCCGCACGGTGTTGCAGGAGAAGACCTGA
- a CDS encoding YggT family protein, with product MTSANPLLASWLYLVPNFALAALMYTLLGRAVLGLFVAPDSPNYIWRFFCRVTDPFVALIGVVTPKATVPVLVWLMGVVWLFWLRVGLLYLFLLIGAKAG from the coding sequence ATGACATCCGCCAATCCGCTGCTCGCATCGTGGCTCTATCTGGTGCCCAACTTCGCGTTGGCGGCGCTGATGTACACGCTGCTCGGCCGCGCCGTGCTTGGCCTGTTCGTCGCGCCCGACTCGCCGAACTATATCTGGCGTTTCTTCTGCCGCGTCACCGATCCGTTCGTCGCGCTCATCGGCGTGGTGACGCCGAAGGCGACCGTGCCGGTCCTTGTATGGCTGATGGGCGTCGTGTGGCTGTTCTGGCTGCGCGTCGGATTGCTCTATCTGTTCCTGCTGATCGGCGCGAAGGCCGGGTGA
- a CDS encoding secondary thiamine-phosphate synthase enzyme YjbQ — protein MTGRLSNLSAIAPDVIVSATLQLETPGAGFTEITRQAADFVARAQAGDGVLFVFLRHTSASLTIQENADPDVQRDLVTALDRLAPEDVPWVHDVEGPDDMPAHVKAMLNGVSLHIPVRGGALALGTWQGLYLVEHRRRPHSREVVLQFVGSKR, from the coding sequence ATGACTGGACGTCTATCGAACCTGAGCGCGATCGCGCCCGATGTGATCGTCTCCGCCACGTTGCAGCTGGAGACGCCGGGCGCCGGCTTCACCGAGATCACGCGCCAGGCCGCCGACTTCGTCGCGCGTGCGCAAGCCGGCGATGGCGTGCTGTTCGTGTTCCTGCGTCACACCTCGGCGTCGCTGACGATCCAGGAAAACGCCGATCCGGACGTGCAGCGGGACCTCGTCACCGCGCTCGACCGGCTCGCACCGGAAGACGTGCCATGGGTGCACGACGTCGAGGGGCCGGACGACATGCCGGCGCATGTGAAGGCGATGCTCAACGGCGTGTCGCTGCATATCCCCGTGCGCGGCGGGGCGCTCGCGCTTGGCACGTGGCAGGGACTTTATCTGGTCGAGCACAGGCGGCGGCCGCACAGCCGCGAGGTGGTCCTGCAATTCGTCGGCAGCAAGCGCTGA
- a CDS encoding AtpZ/AtpI family protein, whose amino-acid sequence MADGTRDKGKRQEPPDDEAALSARLKRLGDRIAQAKEPSERGNDSRPTTDTSGMARGFRLSSELVAGVLVGAGLGWLLDRWLGISPWGLIVFLLLGFAAGVLNVMRAAGIVRDPTVND is encoded by the coding sequence ATGGCTGACGGCACGCGCGACAAGGGTAAACGCCAAGAACCGCCGGACGACGAGGCTGCTCTCTCTGCGAGACTTAAACGTCTCGGCGATCGAATCGCGCAAGCGAAAGAGCCTTCCGAACGCGGCAACGACTCGCGTCCGACCACCGATACCTCGGGCATGGCCCGCGGTTTCCGGTTGTCATCCGAGCTGGTTGCAGGCGTGCTCGTGGGCGCCGGCCTTGGTTGGTTACTCGACCGCTGGCTCGGCATTTCGCCGTGGGGGCTCATCGTGTTTCTTCTACTCGGCTTCGCCGCCGGCGTACTCAATGTAATGCGGGCGGCGGGAATTGTTCGTGACCCGACTGTGAACGACTAG
- a CDS encoding F0F1 ATP synthase subunit A, translated as MATDPIHQFQIVNLFPVAKVGGTDIAFTNSAAFMVAAVVIITAFLLAGAASRAMVPGRLQSAAELVYEFVATTIRSTAGSEGMRFFPFVFTLFTFILTVNLIGLIPYTFTVTSHIIVTLALALTVFFTVLIYGLYRHGLHFFGLFAPKGIPVYILPLIVCIEILSFLSRPISHSVRLFANMLAGHITLKVFASFIAMLGSAGIIGVAGATLPLALVIGLTALELLVAFLQAYVFAILTCIYLNDAIHPGH; from the coding sequence ATGGCTACCGACCCAATCCATCAGTTCCAGATCGTCAATCTCTTCCCGGTCGCCAAGGTCGGAGGCACGGATATCGCCTTCACCAATTCGGCGGCCTTCATGGTGGCAGCCGTTGTCATCATCACCGCGTTCCTGCTCGCGGGCGCGGCCAGCCGCGCCATGGTGCCCGGCCGTCTGCAGTCGGCCGCCGAGCTGGTCTACGAATTCGTCGCCACGACGATAAGAAGCACCGCCGGTTCCGAAGGGATGCGCTTCTTCCCCTTCGTGTTCACGCTGTTCACCTTCATCCTGACGGTGAACCTCATCGGCCTCATTCCCTACACCTTCACCGTCACCAGCCACATCATCGTCACTTTGGCGCTGGCGCTGACGGTGTTCTTCACGGTGCTGATCTACGGTCTCTACCGGCACGGCCTGCACTTCTTCGGCCTGTTCGCGCCGAAGGGCATCCCGGTCTACATTCTGCCGCTGATCGTCTGCATCGAGATCCTGTCCTTCCTGTCGCGCCCGATCTCGCACAGCGTGCGTCTGTTCGCGAACATGCTCGCCGGCCACATCACGCTGAAGGTGTTCGCCAGCTTCATCGCCATGCTCGGCAGCGCCGGCATCATCGGCGTCGCCGGCGCCACGCTGCCGCTGGCGCTGGTCATCGGCCTGACCGCGCTCGAGCTGCTGGTCGCGTTCCTGCAAGCTTACGTCTTCGCCATCCTCACCTGCATCTATCTCAACGATGCTATTCACCCGGGCCACTAA
- a CDS encoding F0F1 ATP synthase subunit C, whose translation MDPVAAKFIGAGIACLGMGGVGIGLGSIFGNYLSSALRNPSAAQGQFGNLIFGFAVTEALGIFSLLIALLLLFAV comes from the coding sequence ATGGATCCCGTCGCAGCAAAGTTCATCGGTGCCGGTATCGCCTGCCTCGGCATGGGTGGCGTGGGCATCGGCCTGGGCTCGATCTTCGGCAACTATCTCTCGTCGGCCCTGCGTAACCCGTCGGCCGCTCAGGGCCAGTTCGGCAACCTGATTTTCGGCTTCGCCGTGACCGAAGCGCTCGGCATCTTCTCGCTGCTGATCGCGCTTCTGCTCCTGTTCGCGGTCTAA
- a CDS encoding F0F1 ATP synthase subunit B — translation MATNSHTEVPSEGHKGGFPPFDSSTFTSQLVWLAITFVVLYVLMAKVTLPRLGGIIEGRQKRIEGDIADAAAMKTQSDAALAAYEKALADARANAQAIANETREKQAAEAEARRKQLEDGLNVKLAEAEKTITATKQAAMANVRGIATDATKAIVEQLIGKAPADASVDAAVGEALKG, via the coding sequence ATGGCAACCAACTCCCACACCGAAGTGCCGTCAGAAGGGCATAAAGGCGGCTTTCCGCCCTTCGACTCGTCGACGTTCACTTCGCAACTGGTTTGGCTCGCCATTACCTTCGTCGTCCTCTACGTGCTGATGGCCAAGGTGACGCTGCCACGTCTCGGCGGCATCATCGAAGGCCGCCAGAAGCGGATCGAGGGCGACATTGCCGATGCGGCTGCGATGAAAACGCAGTCCGACGCGGCGCTGGCGGCCTACGAGAAAGCGTTGGCGGATGCCCGCGCCAATGCGCAGGCGATCGCCAACGAGACGCGTGAAAAGCAGGCGGCGGAAGCGGAAGCCCGCCGCAAGCAGCTCGAAGACGGTCTCAACGTGAAGCTCGCCGAAGCGGAAAAGACCATCACCGCCACCAAGCAGGCGGCGATGGCCAATGTCCGCGGCATCGCCACGGACGCGACCAAGGCGATCGTCGAGCAGTTGATCGGCAAGGCGCCGGCGGATGCATCCGTCGATGCCGCCGTCGGCGAAGCACTGAAAGGCTGA
- a CDS encoding ATP F0F1 synthase subunit B (Produces ATP from ADP in the presence of a proton gradient across the membrane. Subunit B is part of the membrane proton channel.) yields the protein MLGDAEFWVAVAFVLFVIGLGYLGVFKMVGKSLDDRAARIKEELEEARKLKDEAAQLLAEYQRKQHQAESEAQAIVTGAKEEAARMAEEAKARIEEFVARRTKMAEAKIAQAEAQAAADVRAAAAEAAVAAAERILVQETKGPLAADLIAKGIEDVRKKLN from the coding sequence TTGTTGGGCGATGCCGAGTTCTGGGTTGCCGTTGCCTTCGTCCTCTTCGTCATCGGCCTCGGTTATCTCGGCGTCTTCAAGATGGTCGGCAAGTCGCTCGACGACCGGGCGGCGCGGATCAAGGAAGAGCTCGAGGAAGCCCGCAAGCTGAAGGACGAGGCGGCGCAGTTGCTCGCCGAGTATCAGCGCAAGCAGCACCAGGCCGAGTCCGAAGCGCAGGCGATCGTCACCGGCGCCAAGGAAGAGGCGGCGCGGATGGCCGAGGAAGCCAAGGCGCGGATCGAGGAATTCGTCGCCCGCCGCACCAAGATGGCCGAGGCCAAGATCGCCCAGGCGGAAGCCCAGGCGGCCGCCGACGTGCGCGCGGCTGCCGCGGAGGCCGCCGTGGCTGCAGCGGAAAGGATCCTGGTCCAGGAGACCAAGGGCCCCCTCGCCGCCGACCTGATCGCCAAGGGCATCGAGGACGTCCGCAAGAAGCTGAACTGA
- a CDS encoding HAD family hydrolase has product MVIFDCNGVLVDSEPLATAVVSNAFIRAGFALTPDLIARYFTGRRPADMFTEVEIAAGRKLPADFAATVANETLRRFKAELRATSHAMQALSWIRGPKCVASSSSLDRIRTSLETTDLLRFFEPYLFSANEVPQGKPAPDLFLYAAQKMHVLPRECIVVEDSAVGVAAGVAAGMTVIGFVGGSHAGSHLGNNLRAAGAKTVITDMRALKTTIVDLRGW; this is encoded by the coding sequence GTGGTCATCTTTGACTGCAACGGCGTGCTTGTGGACAGCGAGCCGCTGGCGACTGCTGTCGTATCGAACGCGTTCATACGGGCGGGCTTCGCGCTCACGCCCGACCTGATCGCGCGCTATTTCACCGGCCGGCGTCCCGCTGACATGTTCACCGAGGTCGAGATCGCGGCCGGCCGTAAGCTGCCCGCCGACTTCGCCGCGACGGTCGCGAACGAGACGCTGCGGCGTTTTAAGGCCGAACTGCGCGCCACCAGCCACGCGATGCAGGCCCTGTCCTGGATCCGCGGGCCGAAATGCGTCGCCTCCTCCTCCTCGCTCGACCGCATCCGCACGAGCCTGGAGACGACCGACCTCCTGCGCTTCTTCGAGCCCTATCTGTTTTCGGCGAACGAAGTGCCCCAGGGCAAGCCGGCGCCCGACCTGTTCCTCTATGCCGCGCAGAAGATGCACGTGCTGCCGCGCGAATGCATCGTCGTCGAGGACTCCGCCGTTGGCGTGGCCGCTGGTGTCGCGGCCGGCATGACCGTGATCGGTTTCGTCGGCGGCAGCCACGCCGGCAGCCATCTCGGCAACAATCTGCGCGCCGCCGGCGCCAAGACGGTGATCACCGACATGCGCGCGCTCAAGACGACGATCGTCGATCTCAGAGGCTGGTGA